CCAGGAAGCCGGCCCGATCCGTGCCGCCACCGGCGCCGGGTTCTCGATCGTCTGCCCGGGCATCCGTCCGGGTGGCCCGGTCGGCGATGACCAGAAGCGCACCGTCGGCGTGGCCCAGGCCTTCGCCGATGGCGCCGATGCCATCGTGGTCGGCCGTCCGATCCGCCTGGCCGCCGATCCGCAGGCGGCCGCGCGGGCCATCCAGCAGGAAATCGCGTCGGCTCTGGCTGCACGCTGAGCCTGCCGGCGCTGCCGGTCACACCGCAATACCGAACGCCATCCCGCCCCGTGCGGGATGGCGTTCGCATTTGTGGGTCCCGCGCTGTCGCAGTCGACCCCGGAGCGAAGAACCGTGCGCGCGGTCGCACTGGATCCGGATGTCCCTCCCTCCCAATCGATGCACCGGCGCCGCTCACGGCTGCGCCGGTTCCAATCATCCAAGAGGGAGTACAAGGATATGTATCGCAGCACCTCTGCAGTTGTTGCCGGCCTGTTGCTGGCGTTAGCAGCACCCGCCTTCGCCGCACCGCCACCCCGCGAAACGCCGCGCATCATCGGCGGCGAGGACGCCCAGCCGGGGCAGTACCCGTTCATGGTCAGCCTGCAGGGGCTGGCCTTCGGCGACTCCGATCATGACCGCCACTTCTGCGGCGGCACGCTCATCTCACCGTCGTGGGTACTGACCGCCGCGCACTGCGTGCAGGGCAATTCGCCTGCCGGCCTGGCCATCATCGGCAATCTCACCGCGCTGTCCACCGCCGCCTCGCCGCGGGCCTCCAACGTCAAGGCCATCCACGTGCACCCGGCCTTCAACAGCGGCAATTCGCTGGAACATGATATGGCCCTGATCCAGCTCGACGCGCCCCTGGCAGAGGCGCAGCCGGTCGCCCTGCGCCTGCGGCCGGACGCCAGCTATCTCAAGGCGGGGCGCGACTTCACCGTGATCGGCTGGGGCGATACCGATGTCAGCGGGGACCGGTTCTTCCCCACCCAGCTGCAGTCCGTGCAGGTGCCGTTCGTGCCCTTCGCAGACTGCAAGCAGGCGTACGGCGGCGAGCTGTCCCGCGGCAAGGTGATCTGCGCCGGCCGTGAAGGTGTGGACAGCTGCCAGGGCGACTCCGGCGGGCCGCTGCTGCTGCGCCTGCGCGAAGGCTGGACCCAGTTCGGCATTGTCAGCTGGGGCGAAGGCTGTGCGCTGGCCGGCTATCCCGGTGTTTATGCCCGAATCGCCGAAAAACATGCCGTAGATTTCATTGAAGCGGTCTGGCAGCGTGATTGATTCAATAAAATCAATTATTTAAGTGATGTTACATCACGTATTGCCTTAACTTCGGCAGCGGCGTAGGATCGCCGCCATCCGGTCCCTGGGCCGGAGATGTGCCACAACTGTCCACCGGCCCCGTGCCGGTTTGAAGAGCCTGTGATCCCCGTGATCCGGGCTCTTTTTTTGTGCACGGGGTCAGATCCCTTCTGCTACAGGCAGAAGGGATCTGACCCCCTCACGGGCGGCAAGGGTTGCCGCTGTCACCGTGCAGGCCGCAAGATGCGGACCGGTACGGGGAGTCCGATGGCATGAGCGTGGCAGTGCGACGAAGGTCTGCGCGTGGATGGGGGCTGGCAGCCATGGTGCTGCTGGCGATGGCCGCGTGCCGCCAATCCGGCAGCGACCCGGCCAAGCCGGCGGCCGAGCCGGTGGCGGCGGTGCAGGCCATGGCCCAGCGCCTGGTCGAGGATGATCTGGTCGGGTACGCGCGCCTGTCGGTGCCGCCGGGCCAGTACCAGCGCCTGCAGCAGGCCTGGACCGACGGCCACAGCCAGTGGCCGCTGGGCGAGCTGCCTCTGGGCGACCAGATGCTGCCGATGCTGGCCGCCCTGCGCGAGCCGCAGGCCGCCACCCAACTGCAGCGCAGCTTCGACCGCCAGCTGGCCGGCCAGGCCAGCGCGGTGCGCCAGGCGGCCCAGTCGATGGGCAACTTCGGCGTGCAGTACCTGCGCCACCAGAAGGGCTACACCCCCAGCCAGCAGACGCACTATATCGCCCTGGTGGAAACCCTGGCCGGCTGGGCGCAGGGCGCGCCGATCAGCGATCGGGCCCGCGCCCGCAGCAGCATCGCCGCTCTGGTCGAGGCCGCCGCCAAGGTGGGCTTCGACGATGAAGACGGCCTGCGTGCGGCCGGCATGGAAGGCAGCCTGCAGCAGCTGGCGCCGTTCCTGCACACGGTCAAGGCGGTCCTGGCCAGCTACGGGCTGGGCGTGGACGACGCCCTGCGCAGCCTGCGCGGGGAACTGCTTTCGGTGGAAGGCGACAACGCCTTGGTGCGCATGGAGTACGAGCTGGCCGGGCGCACCCTGCAGCTGCAGCTGCCGCTGAGCCGGCGTGAAGGCCACTGGTACCTGACCCGCACTCTGGCCGACACCGATGCCCTGCTGCGCAAGGCCGATGCGGCCCGCGCGGCGGCCGCGCCGGCGCCTGCGCAGCCCCCCGCCGCCGGCGGGGAAGCGGCAACCACGCCGCCTAAGCCATAATGGCGCCGATGTCGAAACAGAACCCGCTGCCGTTCCCCGGCGAAGAACCCCAGCAGACGCCCGCCGATCCGGCCGCGGCGTCTCCCTCGACCGGCACCGGCCCCAACCCGGTGCCGCCGCCCGCGCACGCCCGTCCCGCTGGCCGCCGCCCCCTTTGGGCGCGCCTGCTTGGCCGCCTGGTCGAGCCGTGGCTGGCCCTGAAGATCGAGCCGGAAGACCCGGGCCAGTACAACGATGGCCGCCCGGTGGTCTACGTGCTGGAAGACTACGGCCTGTCCAACGCGCTGATCCTGGACAAGGCCTGCCGCCAGGCCGGCCTGCCCTCGCCGCTGGTGCCGCTGGCCGGCGACCCGACCGGCCGCAAGCGCGCCTACCTGGCCCTGTCGCGGCGCAGTTCCAGCAACTCGCTCATCCCCGAGCAGCGCGGCGCCAAGACCCACTCCGATTCGCTGGCCAAGGTCCTGCAGGCGCACCGTGTGCGCGACGACCTGGACGTGCACCTGGTGCCGGTGTCGATCTTCGTCGGCCGCGCGCCGGACAAGCAGAGCGGCTGGTTCGCCGTGCTGTTCTCGGAAAACTGGGCGCTGGTCGGCCGCTTCCGCCGCCTGCTGGGCCTGCTGCTGAACGGCCGCAGCACCATCGTGCGCTTCGCCCCCCCGATCTCGCTGCGCAGCACCGTGGACGAGGGCCTGGAGCCCGAGCGCACCGTGCGCAAGCTGCAGCGCGTGCTGCGTACCCATTTCCGCCGCATCCGTGAATCGGTCATCGGCCCCGACCTGTCCACCCGCCGCCTGCTGGTGGACCAGGTGCTGGCCGCCGAACCGGTGCGCGAGGCGATCGCCGCCCAGGCCAAGCGCGACAACTCCAAGCCGGCCGATGCCTGGAAGAAGGCGCACGCCTACGCCTGGGAAATCGCCGCCGACTATTCCAGCCCGGTGGTGCGTTCGGCCAGCTTCATGCTCAGCCACGTGTGGAACCGCATCTACGCCGGCGTGCTGGTGCACCACCTGGACAAGTTCAAGGCCGCCGCGCCGGGCCACGAAGTGGTGTACGTGCCCAGCCACCGCAGCCACATGGATTACCTGCTGCTGTCCTACCTGCTGTACGACCGTGGCATCGTGCCGCCGCACATCGTGGCCGGCATCAACCTGAACCTGCCGGTGGTCGGCACCCTGCTGCGCAAGGGCGGTGCGTTCTTCATCCGCCGCTCGATCCGCGGCAACGCGCTGTACTCGGCCGTGCTCAGCGAATACGTCGCGCAGCTGGTGGCCGGTGGCTATTCCATCGAGTATTTCGTCGAAGGTGGCCGTTCGCGCACCGGGCGCCTGCTGCAGCCCAAGGGCGGCATGATCTCGATGACCCTGCGCGCATTCCTGCGCCAGCCGCGCAAGCCGGTGCTGTTCCAGCCCATCTACATTGGCTATGAAAAGCTGATGGAAGGCGGCAGCTACCTGGACGAACTGTCCGGGCGGCCCAAGGAGAAGGAATCGATCTGGTCGCTGCTGTGGGGCATTCCCAAGGTGCTCAAGCAGAACTACGGCCAGGTGGTGGTGAACTTCGGCGAACCGATCGCGCTGAACGACGTGCTGGCCGAGAAGGCGCCGGAGTGGAAGGGCGAGGCGGTGCCGGAAGACGAAAAGCCGGCATGGCTGTCGACCACCGTGGACACCCTGGCCGACCGCATCCAGGTGCGCATCAACGGCGCCGCCGACGTCAACCCGATCAACCTGCTGGCGCTGGCGCTGCTGTCCACGCCCAAGCACGCGATGGGCGAAGCCGACCTGATCGCGCAGATCGAGCTGTGCAAGACCCTGCTGGAAGAGATGCCGTATTCGGGCCGGGTGACGGTGACCCCGCATTCGCCGGAGCGCATCATCGCCCACGCCGAGGAAATCAACGTCCTCACCCGCATCAAGCACCCGCTGGGCGACGTGCTCAGCGTCAGTGGCGATACCGCGGTGCTGCTCAGCTACTTCCGCAACAACGTGGTGCACCTGTTCACCGCCTCGTCGTGGGTGGCCTGCTGCTTCCAGAACAACCGCCGCATGAGCCGCACCGGCCTGGTCCGCCTGGGTCGCACCGTGTACCCGTTCCTGCAGGCCGAGCTGTTCCTGCCGTGGAGCGAGGACGAGTTCGCCCAGCGCATCGAACAGACCATCGACGTGTTCATCCGCGAGGGCCTGCTGCAGCAGGTCAACGACGATGACGGCGGCATGCTGACCCGCAACACCGGGCAGACCGACGAAGTGTTCCGCCTGCGGGCCATCGGCCATTCGCTGCAGCAGGCCTTCGAGCGCTACTACATCGCCATCTCGGTACTGGTGAAGAACGGCCCCGGCACGCTCGGCGCTGCCGAGCTGGAAAGCCTGTGCCAGCAGGCCGCGCAGCGCCTCAGCCTGCTGTACGCACCGGCCGCGCCGGAGTTCTTCGACAAGTCGCTGTTCCGCGGTTTCATCCAGAAGCTGCGCGAGCTGCGCCTGGTGTGGCCGGACGAAAACAGCAAGCTGCTGTTCGACGACCGCCTGGACAGTTGGGCCAAGGACGCAAAGTTCATCCTCGGTCGCGAGCTGCGCCACACCATCGAGCGCGTCAGCCCGGAAGCGGCACGCCCGGAAGAGCCGACGCCGCAGGCATGACGGCCGCGCCGGGCCCCGCCCGGCGAATGGCCTGCCGGTAGATCCACGCCATGCGTGGACAGGCCATCCCAAGGTAACGCCGGGCCCGGCACTAGATCCACGCCATGCGTGGACGGGCCACCCCAAGGTAACGCCGGGCCATGCCCGGCAGTAGATCCACGCCATGCGTGGATGGGCCACCCCAAGGTAACGCCGGGCCATGCCCGGCGGTAGATCCACGCCATGCGTGGATGGGGCCCCGGCTACGCAGGCTCGTCCGGAATCTGCAGGCTCTCCAGCTTGGCGATGCAGTCCTTCAGCTGCAGCTTGCGCCGCTTCAGCCGTTTCGCTTCCAGCTCGTCCTCGCCATTGGCAGCCATGCGGGTGATCTGTTCATCCAGCACGCGGTGTTCGGCGCGCAGGGCGACGAGGCGTTCGACGATCTCGGCGGGGCTGTAGGTATCCACAGCCTCCGAGCATACACAGCACCGATGACCACTGGGAGAGGGCGGTCCCAGGGCCTGGGCCGGCGCCGGTCCCGAGCCGGTAGAATGGTCGGCCATGAGCGCCGTCATTGCCCTGCCTGATCCCGTGCCGCGTGCGCCTGTCGCACCGCGTCCGGGCCTGCGCGCAGTGCAGCGGCTGGGCAAGCAGCTGCGCCGCCAGGTCGGCCAGGCCATTGCCGACTTCGGCATGATCGAGGCCGGCGACAAGGTGATGGTCTGCCTGTCCGGTGGCAAGGACAGCTACACCCTGCTGGACGTGCTGCTGCAGCTGCAGAAGAAGGCGCCGGTGCCGTTCGAGCTGGTGGCGGTGAACCTGGACCAGAAGCAGCCCGGCTTCCCCGGACATGTGCTGCCGCAGTACCTGGCCAGCCTTGGCGTGGCGTACCAGATCATCGAACAGGACACCTATTCGGTGGTCAGCCGGGTCATCCCCGAAGGCCGCACGATGTGTTCACTGTGCTCGCGCCTGCGCCGTGGCGCGCTGTACAACCATGCCGAAAAGCACGGCTTCACCAAGATCGCGCTCGGCCATCACCGCGACGACATGGTGGCGACCTTCTTCATGAAT
Above is a genomic segment from Stenotrophomonas sp. ESTM1D_MKCIP4_1 containing:
- the plsB gene encoding glycerol-3-phosphate 1-O-acyltransferase PlsB, producing MAPMSKQNPLPFPGEEPQQTPADPAAASPSTGTGPNPVPPPAHARPAGRRPLWARLLGRLVEPWLALKIEPEDPGQYNDGRPVVYVLEDYGLSNALILDKACRQAGLPSPLVPLAGDPTGRKRAYLALSRRSSSNSLIPEQRGAKTHSDSLAKVLQAHRVRDDLDVHLVPVSIFVGRAPDKQSGWFAVLFSENWALVGRFRRLLGLLLNGRSTIVRFAPPISLRSTVDEGLEPERTVRKLQRVLRTHFRRIRESVIGPDLSTRRLLVDQVLAAEPVREAIAAQAKRDNSKPADAWKKAHAYAWEIAADYSSPVVRSASFMLSHVWNRIYAGVLVHHLDKFKAAAPGHEVVYVPSHRSHMDYLLLSYLLYDRGIVPPHIVAGINLNLPVVGTLLRKGGAFFIRRSIRGNALYSAVLSEYVAQLVAGGYSIEYFVEGGRSRTGRLLQPKGGMISMTLRAFLRQPRKPVLFQPIYIGYEKLMEGGSYLDELSGRPKEKESIWSLLWGIPKVLKQNYGQVVVNFGEPIALNDVLAEKAPEWKGEAVPEDEKPAWLSTTVDTLADRIQVRINGAADVNPINLLALALLSTPKHAMGEADLIAQIELCKTLLEEMPYSGRVTVTPHSPERIIAHAEEINVLTRIKHPLGDVLSVSGDTAVLLSYFRNNVVHLFTASSWVACCFQNNRRMSRTGLVRLGRTVYPFLQAELFLPWSEDEFAQRIEQTIDVFIREGLLQQVNDDDGGMLTRNTGQTDEVFRLRAIGHSLQQAFERYYIAISVLVKNGPGTLGAAELESLCQQAAQRLSLLYAPAAPEFFDKSLFRGFIQKLRELRLVWPDENSKLLFDDRLDSWAKDAKFILGRELRHTIERVSPEAARPEEPTPQA
- a CDS encoding YdcH family protein, translated to MDTYSPAEIVERLVALRAEHRVLDEQITRMAANGEDELEAKRLKRRKLQLKDCIAKLESLQIPDEPA
- a CDS encoding serine protease, which codes for MYRSTSAVVAGLLLALAAPAFAAPPPRETPRIIGGEDAQPGQYPFMVSLQGLAFGDSDHDRHFCGGTLISPSWVLTAAHCVQGNSPAGLAIIGNLTALSTAASPRASNVKAIHVHPAFNSGNSLEHDMALIQLDAPLAEAQPVALRLRPDASYLKAGRDFTVIGWGDTDVSGDRFFPTQLQSVQVPFVPFADCKQAYGGELSRGKVICAGREGVDSCQGDSGGPLLLRLREGWTQFGIVSWGEGCALAGYPGVYARIAEKHAVDFIEAVWQRD
- the ttcA gene encoding tRNA 2-thiocytidine(32) synthetase TtcA, whose translation is MSAVIALPDPVPRAPVAPRPGLRAVQRLGKQLRRQVGQAIADFGMIEAGDKVMVCLSGGKDSYTLLDVLLQLQKKAPVPFELVAVNLDQKQPGFPGHVLPQYLASLGVAYQIIEQDTYSVVSRVIPEGRTMCSLCSRLRRGALYNHAEKHGFTKIALGHHRDDMVATFFMNLFHHAKLSGMPPKLRSDDGRHVVIRPLAYVRERDIVAYAQARAFPIIPCNLCGSQENLQRRQVGRMLQQWDQDHPGRIDQIARAMGQVHPSQLADPSLFDFMALGRRDDAAPPDADAWQAGFPADADAAPETPAP